A window of Mucilaginibacter paludis DSM 18603 contains these coding sequences:
- a CDS encoding DinB family protein — protein MNQAIQIIVKPRIKVLEIIQPLTIEQLNVIPAGFNNNIIWNLGHMIAAQQGICYKRAGLDTIVDEAFFNRYKPGSKPEQFLDAAELEKITGLFSSTLTQLEADLNTDIFANYPAWTTRYGADLSNVNEAVAFLPFHEGLHIGTVIAMSKLV, from the coding sequence ATGAATCAGGCCATACAAATTATAGTAAAACCACGCATTAAAGTTTTAGAAATTATACAGCCATTAACCATAGAACAACTCAACGTTATACCAGCCGGCTTCAACAATAACATCATCTGGAACCTGGGCCACATGATTGCTGCACAGCAAGGGATCTGCTATAAACGTGCCGGCTTAGATACCATAGTGGACGAGGCCTTTTTCAACAGGTATAAACCCGGGTCAAAACCCGAACAGTTTTTAGATGCCGCAGAACTTGAAAAAATTACCGGCTTGTTCTCGTCAACCCTTACTCAACTGGAAGCTGATTTGAATACAGATATATTTGCCAATTACCCTGCTTGGACAACACGTTACGGGGCAGATTTAAGCAACGTTAACGAAGCTGTGGCATTTTTGCCTTTTCATGAGGGCCTGCATATCGGGACGGTAATTGCCATGAGTAAGCTGGTGTAG
- a CDS encoding CocE/NonD family hydrolase, with protein sequence MKKTLLSLCLALCFASACAQQSADSLYIREHYTKMEKYITMRDGKKLFCSIYLPKDQTQKYPIMMTRTPYTVAPYGANEFKKALGQNMLLAREGYIFVYEDVRGRWMSEGDFVDVRPQIDHKKGNTDIDESTDTYDTIDWLVKNQPNNNGRVGIEGISYPGFYSTASLPNAHPALKAVSPQAPVTDWFIGDDFHHNGAFFQMDAFAFLTSFGVPRPKPITPAEFNNAVKYTQKDNYKFYLDLGALPNFKKKYLGDSVKFWNNMMDHPNYDAFWQGMNIRPHLTNIKPATMVVGGFFDAEDCFGALRTYDALEKQNPQSHKNMLVMGPWFHGGWERGDGDYFGDQDFGQKTSAWFRENIELPFFNYYLKDKGAMDLPEATIFITGSNQWKKFNTWPPKNTTEKTLYLQADGKLSFTPSKSANSFDEYVSDPNTPVPYQDGIQERRTREYMIDDQRFASRRPDVKTYQTDALTEDITLTGPVMADLFSSTTGTDADYVVKLIDVFPDDYPAPVPNPKNITLAGYQMLVRGEIFRGRYRNSFVKPEAFVPGQITEIKYNLPDVAHTFRKGHRMMIQVQSSWFPLADRNPQKFIDIYKAKDSDFQKATIRIYHDDTALSNVKVTILQ encoded by the coding sequence ATGAAAAAAACTTTACTGTCTCTTTGCCTTGCTCTTTGCTTTGCAAGCGCCTGTGCCCAGCAGTCGGCCGATTCGCTTTACATACGTGAGCATTATACCAAAATGGAAAAGTACATTACCATGCGCGATGGTAAAAAACTATTCTGCTCCATTTATTTGCCAAAGGACCAGACACAAAAGTATCCGATCATGATGACGCGGACGCCCTATACCGTTGCCCCTTATGGCGCCAATGAGTTTAAAAAAGCACTAGGCCAGAATATGCTTTTAGCCAGGGAAGGCTATATTTTTGTTTACGAGGATGTACGCGGACGCTGGATGAGCGAAGGTGACTTTGTAGATGTGCGCCCCCAGATTGATCATAAAAAAGGCAATACCGATATTGACGAAAGTACCGACACTTACGACACCATCGACTGGCTGGTAAAAAACCAGCCCAATAACAACGGTCGCGTAGGCATCGAGGGCATCTCCTACCCCGGCTTTTACTCAACAGCATCATTGCCTAACGCTCACCCTGCTTTAAAAGCGGTATCGCCGCAGGCACCCGTTACCGATTGGTTTATCGGCGACGACTTCCATCATAACGGGGCATTTTTCCAAATGGACGCCTTTGCCTTTTTAACCAGCTTCGGCGTGCCCCGCCCCAAGCCTATTACTCCGGCAGAGTTTAACAACGCGGTTAAATACACACAAAAAGACAATTATAAATTTTACCTGGACCTTGGCGCATTGCCTAATTTTAAAAAGAAATACCTGGGCGATTCTGTAAAGTTTTGGAACAACATGATGGATCATCCCAACTATGATGCCTTTTGGCAGGGGATGAACATTCGGCCGCATTTAACTAATATTAAACCGGCTACCATGGTAGTTGGCGGTTTTTTTGATGCCGAGGATTGCTTTGGCGCTTTACGCACCTATGATGCGCTCGAAAAACAAAACCCGCAGTCGCACAAAAACATGCTGGTGATGGGCCCTTGGTTCCATGGCGGCTGGGAGCGCGGCGATGGCGACTACTTTGGCGACCAGGATTTTGGCCAGAAAACCAGCGCATGGTTTCGCGAAAATATAGAGCTGCCTTTTTTTAACTATTATCTTAAAGATAAAGGCGCGATGGACTTACCCGAAGCCACCATATTTATAACCGGCAGCAACCAATGGAAAAAGTTTAACACCTGGCCACCCAAAAACACGACCGAAAAAACTTTGTATTTACAGGCCGATGGCAAGCTGTCTTTTACGCCATCCAAATCGGCCAATAGCTTTGATGAATACGTAAGCGACCCCAATACCCCTGTCCCTTACCAGGATGGTATTCAGGAAAGAAGAACCCGGGAGTATATGATAGACGACCAGCGCTTCGCCTCGCGCAGGCCCGATGTAAAAACTTACCAGACTGACGCCCTAACCGAAGACATCACTTTAACCGGCCCGGTAATGGCGGATCTATTTTCGTCGACCACAGGCACCGATGCCGATTACGTAGTTAAGCTGATCGATGTTTTCCCGGATGATTACCCTGCGCCGGTACCTAATCCAAAAAACATTACGCTGGCCGGTTACCAGATGCTGGTGCGTGGCGAGATTTTCCGCGGACGCTACCGTAACTCGTTTGTAAAACCTGAAGCTTTTGTACCGGGCCAAATTACCGAGATTAAATATAACCTGCCCGATGTAGCGCACACGTTTAGAAAAGGGCACCGGATGATGATCCAGGTGCAAAGTTCGTGGTTCCCGCTGGCCGACCGTAATCCACAAAAGTTTATCGATATTTATAAAGCCAAAGATTCTGATTTCCAGAAAGCAACCATTAGAATATATCATGATGATACAGCGTTATCTAATGTCAAGGTTACGATCTTGCAGTAA
- a CDS encoding sterol desaturase family protein: MSVIINIIITLFTIAGMEVFSWFIHKYLFHGPLWFIHKTHHQERHGWLELNDVFSIGFAALSLLLMWLGHFSFDYRLWIGLGISIYGMIYFIFHDWFIHNRLKAFKTSNKYLLNIRRAHKVHHKSMEKEPAEEFGLLVTEKKYF, from the coding sequence ATGAGTGTTATCATCAACATTATAATCACTCTCTTCACCATCGCAGGGATGGAGGTCTTCTCCTGGTTTATTCATAAATATTTGTTTCACGGGCCATTATGGTTTATTCATAAAACGCACCACCAGGAGCGGCACGGATGGCTTGAACTTAATGATGTGTTTAGTATCGGCTTCGCGGCTTTGTCGTTATTGTTGATGTGGTTGGGCCATTTCAGTTTTGATTACCGGCTATGGATAGGACTTGGCATCAGTATTTACGGTATGATCTATTTTATATTTCACGATTGGTTTATCCACAACCGGTTAAAGGCTTTTAAAACCAGTAATAAATATTTGCTCAATATCCGCAGGGCGCATAAGGTTCACCATAAATCGATGGAAAAGGAACCTGCCGAAGAGTTTGGTTTGTTGGTGACGGAGAAGAAATATTTTTGA
- a CDS encoding Txe/YoeB family addiction module toxin — MRNVAFTPIAFKEYNYWFEVNKQIIERIKILIRDIDNSPFKGLGKPEPLKGNWSGYWSRRIDQEHRLIYKVNDTGILIAKCKGHY; from the coding sequence ATGCGAAATGTAGCCTTTACTCCTATAGCATTTAAAGAATACAATTATTGGTTTGAAGTAAACAAACAAATAATAGAGCGCATTAAAATACTGATCAGAGATATTGATAATAGTCCCTTTAAGGGCTTAGGTAAGCCAGAGCCATTAAAAGGAAATTGGAGTGGTTACTGGAGCCGGAGAATAGATCAGGAACATCGTTTAATATACAAAGTGAATGATACCGGAATTTTAATTGCGAAATGTAAAGGACATTACTAA
- a CDS encoding type II toxin-antitoxin system VapC family toxin, whose amino-acid sequence MNGNNIVIDTSIIINLFNGNDEIKPLINNRNLFVSVISEIELLSFHSLTIDDRKLLRDFLSECYIVDIEPQIKELTIDIRSKNRIKLPDSVIAATAIYFDLPLLTMDKGFKRIPDLDALILSM is encoded by the coding sequence ATGAATGGCAATAACATTGTTATTGATACTTCTATAATCATTAACTTGTTTAACGGGAATGATGAGATAAAGCCATTAATTAATAACCGTAATCTTTTCGTATCAGTTATTTCTGAAATAGAACTTTTAAGTTTTCATAGTTTAACTATTGACGATAGGAAATTACTGAGAGATTTCCTATCTGAATGTTATATCGTAGATATTGAACCTCAAATTAAAGAATTGACGATTGATATCCGTTCTAAGAATAGGATTAAACTTCCGGATTCGGTAATTGCAGCCACAGCCATTTACTTTGATTTGCCTCTTTTAACTATGGATAAAGGTTTTAAAAGAATACCTGATTTAGATGCTTTGATTCTTTCTATGTGA
- a CDS encoding glycosyltransferase family 39 protein, whose product MPDNTPLNLHRSNKPIWYFLLFWTVLNAVQSYTLEVHGDEAYYWVYSRFLDWGYFDHPPMVAVFIRIGDSIMHNELGLRLLTVFTNSCSLYLIWLILKKYAVDAKWFILVVSGLFIFHIYGFTTTPDSPLLFFTVLFYFVYQRYVEKDSWQLALLLALITACLLYSKYHGILLIGFTVCSNIKLLGRKSFWLIAMLALALYVPHIYWQVQHGYPSLKYHLFDRSAEQYDPAFTYLYPLGQLAMAGPFIGWFLFYAAFKVKIKDVFMRGLVVNCIGTFLFFMVTTLKGEVQMHWTLIAFVPLLMLVLISFRQSLTPPKWFYTVAVINIVFIVFIRVALLFQFPFVMNVGQLESYFGFRSWTRQVERIVGNNYLIIRDGFQDPSKYNYYSNSARSMSYDSRYYRKTQYDSWPIEDSLQHKRAYYMQDTKEPGFTTDSVIDQYHRRWYTVWVNDVRTYQKVIIEVPKQKLKLSPGQTATFNLTLQNPYSHAITFADSGYTHKALMEACFFQKGDLKLAQKADMGFNRISLLPGAKAGYAFKVTAPAVPGKYDLLFSIRTTPFPGSRNSSVINLVVE is encoded by the coding sequence ATGCCAGATAATACCCCACTCAATCTTCACCGGTCCAACAAACCCATTTGGTATTTCCTGCTGTTCTGGACGGTGCTTAACGCCGTACAGTCATACACGCTGGAGGTACATGGCGATGAGGCTTATTACTGGGTATATTCCCGGTTTTTAGATTGGGGATATTTTGATCACCCGCCCATGGTAGCTGTTTTTATCAGGATAGGTGATAGTATAATGCACAACGAATTAGGATTAAGGTTATTAACCGTATTCACTAATTCATGCTCCCTATACCTCATCTGGCTAATTTTAAAAAAGTACGCGGTGGATGCCAAATGGTTTATCCTGGTGGTATCTGGCTTGTTTATCTTCCACATATATGGGTTTACTACCACGCCCGATTCGCCTTTGCTTTTTTTTACCGTATTGTTCTATTTTGTTTACCAGCGGTATGTTGAAAAAGATAGCTGGCAATTGGCCCTGTTGCTTGCCCTGATAACGGCATGTTTGCTGTACAGTAAATATCACGGCATATTGCTGATTGGTTTTACCGTATGCTCCAACATTAAATTGCTTGGCCGTAAAAGCTTTTGGTTAATTGCCATGTTAGCATTGGCATTATATGTTCCGCATATTTACTGGCAGGTTCAGCATGGATACCCCTCGCTCAAATATCATTTGTTTGATCGGTCGGCAGAGCAGTACGATCCGGCTTTTACCTACCTATATCCTTTGGGACAATTGGCCATGGCTGGGCCCTTTATAGGCTGGTTTTTATTTTACGCCGCTTTTAAGGTTAAAATAAAGGATGTTTTTATGCGCGGCCTGGTGGTTAATTGCATTGGCACTTTTTTGTTTTTTATGGTTACCACGCTCAAAGGCGAAGTACAGATGCACTGGACACTGATCGCTTTTGTTCCGCTACTGATGCTGGTGCTCATCAGTTTCAGGCAATCCCTTACTCCGCCTAAATGGTTCTATACCGTGGCGGTAATCAATATCGTTTTTATTGTATTCATCAGGGTGGCGCTTTTATTTCAGTTTCCGTTTGTGATGAATGTCGGGCAACTGGAAAGTTATTTCGGTTTCCGCTCCTGGACGCGGCAGGTAGAGCGTATTGTAGGCAATAACTACCTCATCATCAGGGATGGTTTCCAGGATCCGTCAAAGTATAATTATTATAGTAATTCCGCCAGATCTATGTCGTACGATTCACGGTATTACCGCAAAACCCAGTATGACAGCTGGCCCATTGAGGATAGTTTGCAGCATAAACGGGCCTATTACATGCAGGATACTAAAGAGCCTGGCTTCACTACCGATTCGGTTATCGATCAATATCACCGCCGGTGGTATACGGTATGGGTTAATGATGTGCGTACCTATCAGAAGGTAATTATCGAAGTACCCAAACAAAAGCTCAAACTATCGCCCGGCCAAACTGCAACCTTTAATTTGACTTTACAAAACCCATATTCACACGCCATTACTTTTGCCGACAGTGGATACACGCACAAAGCATTAATGGAAGCCTGCTTTTTTCAGAAAGGGGATTTAAAATTGGCACAAAAAGCAGATATGGGTTTTAACCGGATCAGTTTGTTGCCAGGCGCAAAGGCTGGGTATGCTTTTAAAGTGACGGCTCCTGCTGTGCCGGGAAAGTATGATTTACTGTTTTCTATCCGGACTACACCTTTCCCAGGGTCCAGAAACAGCTCGGTGATTAATCTGGTTGTGGAATAA
- a CDS encoding head GIN domain-containing protein produces the protein MKSLTRILFAAALLLFVKNSFAYTVQDRHLTGFSAIQLSASYDVYITQGGSESVKVEAPDDIINHIATEVQSGTLKIYSKGEHGWSGWNLNGHKKMVVYVEVRNLNSISISGSGDVFFKDGITAPSLKIKVSGSGDVLGKLNVKTLEAAISGSGDVKLSGRADNAAVSLSGSGDYSARDLVTASTAVRVSGSGDAVVNASQKIDASVSGSGDIRYTGEAKQISSDSHGSGEIHRL, from the coding sequence ATGAAATCACTGACCAGAATTTTATTTGCAGCTGCGTTGCTGCTTTTTGTAAAAAATAGTTTTGCCTATACCGTACAAGACAGGCACCTCACCGGTTTTAGCGCGATACAGCTTTCGGCATCGTATGATGTTTATATTACGCAGGGCGGCAGCGAGTCGGTAAAGGTTGAGGCACCTGATGATATTATCAATCATATTGCTACCGAAGTTCAAAGTGGGACTTTAAAGATCTATAGCAAGGGCGAACATGGCTGGAGCGGGTGGAACCTTAACGGACATAAAAAAATGGTTGTATATGTTGAAGTCCGCAACCTCAACAGCATTTCAATCTCGGGATCCGGAGACGTATTTTTCAAAGATGGAATTACTGCCCCGAGCCTCAAAATCAAAGTTTCAGGCTCGGGCGATGTATTGGGTAAGCTCAATGTAAAAACCTTGGAAGCCGCCATATCCGGATCGGGCGATGTTAAACTCTCTGGCCGGGCCGATAACGCGGCTGTTAGCCTGTCAGGCTCCGGAGATTATTCGGCGCGCGATTTGGTTACTGCAAGTACAGCGGTACGTGTAAGTGGCTCTGGTGATGCTGTTGTCAATGCCAGTCAAAAAATTGACGCTTCAGTTTCAGGTTCTGGCGATATACGATACACTGGCGAGGCCAAGCAGATTTCGAGCGATTCGCACGGTTCGGGAGAAATTCACAGGTTGTAG
- a CDS encoding helix-turn-helix domain-containing protein — MKTLTPQRLKELRLNLGYSQNDLADNAKLNLRTIQRIENGETVPRGDTMKRLYGALNITPEDLEDGLGEPDNSSLALLNLSALSFIVFPILGGIVPLILWTINKDKVKGLYDAGKQLLSFEITWCLFLLVTYAAALILKIEHIGFRLFGENSFDILFKLSLILYVYHVIVIVINAIKIRYQKPVNYFIAIRFLR; from the coding sequence ATGAAAACTTTAACTCCACAACGTTTAAAAGAACTACGCCTCAATTTAGGTTACTCGCAAAATGATTTGGCCGATAATGCCAAACTCAACTTAAGAACAATACAACGCATAGAAAACGGCGAAACAGTACCTCGGGGTGATACCATGAAAAGGCTATATGGTGCGTTAAATATAACACCCGAAGACTTGGAGGATGGTCTCGGAGAACCCGATAACTCATCCTTAGCATTGCTGAATTTATCGGCCCTGAGTTTTATCGTGTTTCCGATATTGGGTGGTATTGTTCCGCTGATATTATGGACGATTAATAAGGACAAGGTAAAAGGGCTTTACGATGCCGGCAAGCAACTGCTGAGTTTCGAGATTACCTGGTGCCTGTTCCTTTTGGTAACCTATGCAGCGGCCCTTATCCTTAAAATTGAGCATATCGGCTTCCGCCTGTTCGGTGAGAATAGCTTTGATATCTTGTTTAAATTATCCCTTATTTTATATGTTTACCATGTTATCGTTATTGTAATCAACGCTATCAAAATTCGATATCAAAAACCGGTTAACTACTTTATAGCGATCAGGTTTTTAAGATGA
- a CDS encoding PIN domain-containing protein — MSDRIFLDTNIIIYAHSDVDLIKQNVTQNIITSQNTVISTQVLQETANVFHKKSKLPWALIIETLKDIAYNNVVYINTQETVLLACTIADKYHFSFYDSLIIASAIESDAKILYSEDMQHNQLIENRLRIINPFK; from the coding sequence ATGAGCGATAGGATATTTTTAGATACCAACATTATTATTTATGCCCATTCGGATGTTGACCTGATCAAGCAAAATGTAACACAAAATATCATTACCAGTCAAAATACAGTTATAAGCACTCAAGTGTTGCAAGAAACTGCTAACGTTTTCCATAAAAAGTCAAAGCTTCCCTGGGCACTTATAATTGAAACTTTAAAGGATATCGCTTACAATAACGTTGTGTATATCAATACTCAAGAAACAGTGTTATTGGCCTGTACCATTGCCGATAAATACCATTTCTCTTTTTACGACAGCCTTATAATAGCCTCTGCGATAGAGAGCGATGCAAAAATTCTATATTCTGAAGACATGCAACATAACCAACTTATCGAAAATCGGCTTAGAATCATAAATCCATTTAAATAA
- the lpdA gene encoding dihydrolipoyl dehydrogenase, whose amino-acid sequence MQYDVIVIGSGPGGYVAAIRCAQLGLKTACIEKYPTFGGTCLNVGCIPSKALLDSSEHYHNAAHTFETHGIQLKDLKVNMPQMIKRKNEVVASNTAGITYLFKKNKITSYQGMGSFVDKNTIKIKKPDGSEETITGKNVIIATGSKPSALPFLPIDKKRIITSTEALTLTEVPKHMILIGGGVIGLELGSVYARLGAKVSVIEFMDGIIPTMDKGLGKELQKVLTKLGMEFYLGHKVTGASVKGKEVTVNFDNPKGEKMELKGDYCLVAVGRVAYTDSLGLENIGLTVEERGRKITVDEHLETSVKGVYAIGDVVRGAMLAHKAEDEGTFVAETIAGQKPHINYSLIPGVVYTWPEVASVGYTEEQLKEKGVKYKTGSFPFKASGRAKASGDTDGFVKVLADSTTDEILGVHMIGPRAADMIAEAVVAMEYRASAEDISRMSHAHPTYTEAMREACLAATENRAIHI is encoded by the coding sequence ATGCAATATGATGTGATTGTTATTGGTTCGGGCCCTGGTGGGTATGTAGCCGCTATACGTTGTGCCCAACTTGGTTTAAAAACTGCCTGTATTGAAAAATACCCAACCTTTGGCGGCACCTGCTTAAATGTAGGCTGTATCCCCTCAAAAGCTTTGTTAGATTCATCTGAGCATTACCACAATGCTGCTCATACTTTTGAAACACACGGCATCCAGCTTAAGGATTTAAAAGTGAACATGCCGCAGATGATTAAACGAAAAAACGAGGTTGTGGCATCAAACACGGCGGGTATCACTTATCTGTTTAAAAAGAACAAAATAACATCATACCAGGGTATGGGTTCATTTGTAGATAAAAACACCATCAAAATTAAAAAACCTGATGGCAGCGAAGAAACCATTACCGGTAAAAATGTCATCATAGCTACAGGCTCAAAGCCATCCGCATTACCGTTTTTACCTATCGATAAAAAACGCATCATCACATCAACCGAGGCTTTAACCTTAACAGAAGTGCCTAAGCACATGATATTGATTGGCGGCGGTGTTATCGGTTTGGAATTAGGTTCGGTTTACGCGAGGCTTGGTGCCAAGGTATCTGTAATTGAATTTATGGATGGCATTATCCCTACCATGGATAAAGGTTTGGGTAAAGAGCTGCAAAAAGTATTAACCAAATTGGGTATGGAGTTTTACCTGGGCCACAAAGTAACCGGCGCCAGTGTAAAGGGCAAAGAGGTAACCGTAAACTTTGATAACCCTAAGGGCGAAAAGATGGAGCTGAAGGGCGACTATTGCTTAGTTGCCGTTGGCCGTGTGGCTTATACCGATAGTTTAGGTTTAGAAAATATTGGCCTGACGGTTGAAGAACGTGGCCGCAAAATAACTGTTGACGAGCATTTAGAAACATCTGTTAAAGGTGTTTACGCCATAGGCGATGTAGTGCGTGGTGCCATGCTGGCGCACAAGGCCGAAGACGAAGGTACTTTTGTAGCCGAAACCATTGCCGGGCAGAAACCGCACATCAACTACAGCCTTATACCGGGTGTAGTATATACCTGGCCCGAAGTAGCCAGCGTAGGTTATACCGAAGAGCAACTGAAAGAAAAAGGCGTAAAATATAAAACAGGGTCGTTCCCGTTCAAAGCCAGTGGCCGCGCTAAAGCCAGCGGAGATACCGATGGTTTTGTAAAGGTATTGGCCGATAGCACCACCGACGAGATTTTAGGCGTACACATGATTGGCCCACGCGCTGCGGATATGATTGCCGAAGCGGTTGTGGCGATGGAGTACCGTGCCAGTGCCGAAGATATTTCGCGCATGAGCCATGCCCACCCTACCTATACCGAAGCCATGCGCGAGGCTTGTTTGGCGGCGACTGAGAATAGGGCGATACATATTTAA
- a CDS encoding DUF2683 family protein produces METLIIHPVDEAQQKALQAILDGLKVPYDTEPVMDETDYLTSTKANKESLDEALKEYKDGKGTAIKVDDLWK; encoded by the coding sequence ATGGAAACGTTAATAATTCATCCGGTTGATGAAGCGCAGCAAAAAGCTTTACAAGCTATTTTAGATGGCCTTAAGGTTCCGTATGATACGGAACCAGTTATGGATGAAACAGATTATTTAACTTCTACCAAAGCCAACAAAGAAAGCTTGGATGAAGCGTTGAAGGAATACAAAGACGGCAAAGGGACGGCAATTAAGGTTGATGACCTTTGGAAATAG
- a CDS encoding Txe/YoeB family addiction module toxin, which yields MEIEVIFLPKAQADLFHWKKSGNKIIQQRIAKLIQAIIETPFEGIGKPEPLKYDYTGWWSRRINEEHRIVYKVEADKIVVAKLRFHY from the coding sequence TTGGAAATAGAGGTTATATTTCTTCCAAAAGCCCAGGCGGATTTATTTCATTGGAAAAAATCCGGTAATAAGATTATACAACAACGCATTGCTAAACTAATTCAGGCAATAATTGAAACCCCATTTGAGGGAATTGGTAAGCCTGAGCCTTTAAAATATGATTATACTGGTTGGTGGTCAAGGAGGATTAATGAAGAGCATCGTATAGTTTATAAAGTTGAGGCAGACAAAATTGTGGTTGCGAAGCTTCGCTTTCACTATTAA
- a CDS encoding M1 family metallopeptidase — protein MRYAKFLPVFFCAFSLSAHAQLLTPKTTFTRADSLRGSNLSPFRNCYDINYYHLDIKFNIDQKSISGSNLFQFTATQDFKKLQFDLFANLKLEKVIYDGQPLPYTREFNSVFITFPKTITKGSKAGFTVYYSGNPTVAKHAPWDGGVVFAQDSLGKPWVATACEGMGASVWWPNKDQVADEVDSMLISISVPKGLKDVSNGRLRKITELKDGYTCFDWFVANPINNYDVAANIADYQHISDSYDGEKGKLTLDYWVLPEHVAKAKKQFGENVKPMLKSFEHWFGPYPWYEDGYKLVETPHLGMEHQSAVAYGNKYQNGYLGRDLSGTGWGLKWDFIVVHESGHEWFGNNITDKDPADMWIHEGFTNYSESLFTESYYGKQAGQEYVHGTRRAIQNDEPIIGTYNVNKEGSADMYYKGGNLLNMIRTVINDDDKWRQILRGLNKTFYHQTVTTEDVVGYINQQSGINLTSIFDQYLRYKNIPTLEFMFNNGQVLCRWIADVNGFTMPVKIRTKGGEYQFINPTTAFGPIALPGLTRENLEVDTFNYYIGVLID, from the coding sequence ATGCGATACGCCAAATTTTTACCTGTTTTTTTTTGTGCCTTTTCCCTTTCCGCCCACGCCCAACTCCTCACCCCCAAAACAACCTTTACCCGGGCTGATAGCTTACGTGGCAGCAATCTATCGCCCTTCCGAAACTGTTACGATATTAACTATTACCACTTGGATATTAAGTTCAATATCGATCAAAAATCAATCAGCGGCAGCAACTTGTTTCAATTTACGGCTACGCAGGATTTTAAGAAATTACAGTTCGATCTGTTTGCCAATTTAAAGTTGGAAAAGGTGATCTACGACGGCCAGCCCCTGCCCTACACGCGCGAATTTAACTCGGTATTTATTACCTTCCCAAAAACCATTACCAAAGGCAGCAAAGCAGGGTTTACCGTTTACTACTCCGGCAACCCAACCGTTGCCAAACACGCCCCATGGGACGGCGGCGTTGTTTTTGCACAGGATTCGTTGGGCAAACCCTGGGTAGCTACCGCCTGCGAAGGCATGGGTGCCAGTGTTTGGTGGCCTAATAAAGACCAGGTAGCCGACGAGGTGGACAGTATGTTGATCAGCATTAGTGTACCCAAAGGATTAAAAGATGTATCAAACGGTCGCTTACGCAAAATAACCGAACTGAAAGATGGTTACACCTGTTTCGATTGGTTTGTAGCCAACCCGATTAATAATTACGATGTGGCGGCCAATATTGCCGATTACCAGCACATCAGCGACAGCTACGATGGAGAAAAGGGAAAGCTGACTTTAGATTACTGGGTATTGCCCGAGCATGTGGCCAAAGCCAAAAAACAATTTGGCGAAAATGTAAAGCCAATGCTTAAATCTTTTGAGCATTGGTTTGGCCCTTACCCCTGGTACGAGGATGGTTACAAGCTGGTAGAAACACCACACCTGGGCATGGAGCATCAAAGCGCGGTAGCGTATGGCAATAAATATCAAAACGGATACCTGGGCCGAGATCTTTCGGGTACCGGCTGGGGCCTGAAATGGGATTTTATTGTAGTACACGAGAGCGGGCACGAGTGGTTTGGCAATAATATTACCGATAAGGATCCGGCTGATATGTGGATCCACGAAGGCTTTACCAATTATTCAGAATCGCTGTTTACAGAAAGTTATTATGGCAAACAAGCCGGACAGGAATATGTACACGGAACCCGCCGCGCCATTCAGAATGACGAACCCATCATCGGTACTTATAACGTAAACAAAGAAGGTTCGGCCGATATGTACTACAAAGGGGGGAACTTATTGAACATGATACGTACCGTTATTAACGATGACGACAAATGGCGACAAATATTAAGGGGCTTAAATAAAACCTTTTATCACCAAACCGTAACTACCGAAGATGTGGTAGGCTATATTAACCAGCAATCGGGCATCAATCTCACCAGTATCTTCGACCAGTATTTGCGCTATAAAAATATCCCGACCCTGGAGTTTATGTTTAACAACGGCCAGGTTTTATGCCGCTGGATTGCCGATGTCAATGGTTTTACCATGCCGGTGAAAATTAGAACCAAAGGTGGCGAATATCAATTCATCAACCCAACTACCGCTTTTGGTCCAATAGCCTTGCCCGGCCTAACCCGCGAAAACCTGGAAGTGGATACCTTTAATTATTACATTGGTGTGCTAATAGATTAA